Proteins found in one Gordonia sp. PDNC005 genomic segment:
- the ilvD gene encoding dihydroxy-acid dehydratase — MPALRSRTTTVGREAAGARALWRATGMTDDDFGKPIVAIANSYTQFVPGHVHLKNVGEIVAEAIVGAGGVAKEFHTIAVDDGIAMGHGGMLYSLPSREIIADSVEYMVNAHTADALVCISNCDKITPGMLNAAMRLNIPTVFVSGGPMEAGTSVVINGVVRPGTDLIDAIVASADSNVNDQELLEVERSACPTCGSCSGMFTANSMNCLTEALGLSLPGNGSTLATQTARRDLFTRAGELIVDIATKYYQDDDESVLPRSVATREAFENAMALDVAMGGSTNTVLHILAAAQEGEVSFDLHDIDRISRNVPCLAKVAPNSPNYYMEHVHRAGGIPAILGELNRAGLLNRNVRPVHAPSLEAYLADWDIRSGTATDTAIELFHAAPGGVRTTEPFSTSNRWESLDTDAADGCIRDKEHAYTVEGGLAVLHGNIAQDGAILKTAGVDEALWHFQGPARVVESQEDAVHAILSKELQAGEVLVIRYEGPAGGPGMQEMLHPTAFMKGTGMGKKCGLVTDGRFSGGSSGLVIGHASPEAAAGGDIGLVENGDEILIDVKTRTLKVLLDDETLAERRAKMEASERPWQPKDRQRPVTQALRAYAKLATSADKGAVRVVD; from the coding sequence ATGCCAGCCCTTCGGTCTCGGACCACCACGGTCGGCCGCGAAGCAGCCGGAGCACGCGCGCTGTGGCGCGCCACCGGAATGACCGACGACGACTTCGGTAAGCCGATCGTCGCCATCGCCAACTCGTACACGCAGTTCGTGCCGGGCCACGTGCACCTCAAGAACGTCGGCGAGATCGTCGCCGAGGCCATCGTCGGCGCGGGCGGCGTGGCGAAGGAGTTCCACACGATCGCCGTCGACGACGGCATCGCGATGGGACACGGCGGCATGCTGTACTCACTCCCGAGCCGCGAGATCATCGCCGACTCCGTCGAGTACATGGTCAACGCGCACACTGCCGACGCCCTCGTCTGCATCTCGAACTGCGACAAGATCACACCCGGCATGCTCAACGCCGCGATGCGCCTGAACATCCCGACGGTGTTCGTCTCCGGCGGTCCGATGGAAGCCGGAACGTCGGTCGTCATCAACGGCGTGGTCCGCCCCGGCACCGACCTGATCGACGCGATCGTCGCGTCCGCCGACAGCAACGTCAACGATCAGGAGCTCCTCGAGGTTGAGCGATCGGCATGCCCGACCTGTGGATCCTGTTCGGGCATGTTCACCGCCAACTCGATGAACTGCCTCACCGAAGCCCTGGGCCTCTCGCTGCCCGGCAACGGGTCGACGCTGGCCACCCAGACCGCACGTCGTGACCTGTTCACGCGTGCAGGTGAGCTGATCGTCGACATCGCCACGAAGTACTACCAGGACGACGACGAGTCGGTCCTCCCCCGCTCGGTCGCCACCCGTGAGGCGTTCGAGAACGCCATGGCGCTCGACGTCGCGATGGGCGGATCGACCAACACCGTCCTGCACATCCTGGCGGCCGCACAGGAGGGTGAGGTCTCGTTCGACCTGCACGACATCGACCGCATCTCACGCAACGTCCCGTGTCTGGCGAAGGTCGCACCGAACTCGCCCAACTACTACATGGAGCACGTTCACCGAGCGGGCGGAATCCCCGCGATCCTCGGTGAGCTCAACCGAGCGGGCCTGCTGAACAGGAACGTCCGTCCGGTCCATGCACCGTCGCTCGAGGCGTACCTCGCCGACTGGGACATCCGCAGCGGCACCGCCACCGACACCGCCATCGAACTGTTCCACGCCGCGCCCGGCGGAGTCCGCACGACCGAGCCGTTCTCGACGTCCAACCGCTGGGAATCGCTCGACACGGACGCCGCCGACGGCTGCATCCGGGATAAGGAGCACGCCTACACCGTCGAGGGCGGCCTCGCAGTGCTCCACGGCAACATCGCGCAGGACGGCGCCATCCTCAAGACAGCGGGCGTCGACGAGGCGCTGTGGCACTTCCAGGGCCCGGCGCGTGTCGTCGAAAGCCAGGAGGACGCGGTCCACGCGATCCTGTCGAAGGAACTGCAGGCGGGCGAAGTCCTCGTGATCCGCTACGAGGGGCCCGCCGGCGGACCCGGCATGCAGGAGATGCTGCACCCGACTGCCTTCATGAAGGGCACCGGCATGGGGAAGAAGTGCGGCCTGGTCACCGACGGCCGCTTCTCCGGCGGCTCGTCCGGCCTGGTCATCGGCCACGCGTCCCCCGAGGCTGCCGCAGGCGGCGACATCGGATTGGTCGAGAACGGCGACGAGATCCTCATCGACGTCAAGACACGCACGCTCAAGGTGCTCCTCGACGACGAGACGCTCGCCGAGCGTCGCGCCAAGATGGAGGCCTCCGAGCGCCCGTGGCAGCCGAAGGACCGCCAACGCCCGGTCACCCAGGCCCTGCGCGCCTACGCCAAGCTTGCGACGTCGGCCGACAAGGGAGCCGTCCGCGTCGTCGACTGA
- a CDS encoding DoxX family protein, protein MSSNDSDSTSGGPSPRRPRRPQPDRDNFFEQHGRRPAPEPQPLDDGAVEAPSVIDAPDGSPVNDAADTSAVEKAASPADDTDTSVIEKVTDDVDEPTDATTRLPISDVAVTSSDEPVRTEPFVDVDDDVRPRSERHTAEHLTQDPLPYIEPMPTTPIEVPEYQTEPFEPEPEAGATPVVVAAEPVPARRGTLDLGLLILRLAVGGIFTVHGLQKLTGWMNGPGPDGFSTFLQNVPDPSIGFDPDVTKWLALVGGVSETAGGILLILGLLTPIAGSAVLGSILVAMTYKATLAGGVWFFAGDGGGSGLEFEIMLAAAAAALILTGPGLYAFDRRWGWARRPAWGSAAWLVIGIGAAIAVWIVFNGTNPLVKN, encoded by the coding sequence ATGAGTTCCAACGACAGCGATTCGACGAGCGGTGGCCCGTCGCCGCGCCGCCCACGTCGACCGCAGCCAGACCGTGACAACTTCTTCGAACAGCACGGCAGGCGACCGGCACCGGAACCGCAGCCCCTCGACGACGGCGCAGTGGAGGCTCCGAGCGTCATTGACGCACCCGACGGCTCACCCGTCAATGACGCAGCCGACACGAGTGCCGTCGAGAAGGCGGCGTCGCCGGCCGACGACACCGACACTTCCGTCATCGAGAAGGTGACCGACGACGTGGACGAGCCCACCGACGCCACCACCCGTCTTCCGATCAGCGACGTGGCAGTGACCTCCTCGGACGAACCGGTCCGGACCGAACCGTTCGTCGACGTCGACGACGATGTTCGGCCTCGTTCCGAACGGCACACCGCCGAGCACCTGACGCAGGATCCGCTGCCGTACATCGAACCGATGCCGACCACTCCCATCGAGGTGCCGGAGTATCAGACCGAGCCGTTCGAACCCGAGCCCGAAGCCGGTGCAACGCCGGTTGTGGTCGCCGCGGAGCCCGTTCCGGCGCGTCGAGGCACGCTCGACCTCGGACTGTTGATCCTTCGCCTCGCCGTCGGCGGCATCTTCACCGTCCACGGACTGCAGAAGCTGACGGGCTGGATGAACGGACCCGGGCCCGACGGGTTCTCGACCTTCCTGCAGAACGTTCCGGACCCGAGCATCGGCTTCGACCCCGATGTCACCAAGTGGCTCGCTCTCGTCGGAGGAGTCAGTGAGACGGCCGGCGGGATCCTGCTGATCCTCGGCCTGCTGACTCCGATAGCCGGGTCGGCGGTGCTCGGCAGCATCCTGGTCGCCATGACCTACAAGGCGACACTCGCGGGAGGCGTGTGGTTCTTCGCAGGTGACGGAGGCGGCAGTGGGCTCGAATTCGAGATCATGCTCGCCGCGGCGGCCGCGGCCCTGATCCTCACCGGGCCGGGCCTGTACGCGTTTGATCGTCGATGGGGTTGGGCTCGACGTCCCGCGTGGGGATCGGCGGCCTGGCTGGTGATCGGCATCGGTGCCGCTATCGCCGTCTGGATCGTCTTCAACGGAACGAACCCGCTGGTCAAGAACTGA
- a CDS encoding PQQ-dependent sugar dehydrogenase yields the protein MSLPSPLSRRTAAVAVALVVATAASGCASFSDQETTADEGTFSSVPTGVYRPDAPPAPSRPTDEGPPPTGPCIDPNPSVIATCLASTSGLRPADAQGQTTYVAERTTGKVILSKRYGPQRAVATVDVDASGDGGLIDFEMSPTWMQDQMIYALITTASDNRVVRIAPTGSVKPILTGIPKGATGNLGSITFTSPTELTIATGDAGSPSDAKNPSSLAGKILTIDPNRPGARPEIEASGLGSNVALCRDASDGRLFVADSGAAGDRLSLVSQKSLKTLWTWADRPGVTGCATGTTWIAVSVASKKRIDVFTKPSSATPTVAEPSTEDMSKTYGAVGRLTTFGGAFQLATINKTVPGSKPVGTDDRVAINMPKAGGEDRT from the coding sequence ATGTCGCTGCCCTCTCCCCTCTCGCGGCGCACCGCAGCCGTGGCCGTCGCACTCGTCGTCGCGACGGCGGCGTCCGGATGCGCAAGCTTCTCCGATCAGGAGACGACGGCCGACGAAGGGACGTTCAGTTCGGTGCCGACCGGGGTGTATCGACCCGACGCACCTCCTGCTCCGAGCAGGCCGACCGACGAGGGACCGCCGCCGACCGGTCCGTGCATCGACCCGAATCCCTCGGTGATCGCCACGTGTCTCGCATCGACGTCCGGGCTCAGACCTGCCGACGCACAAGGTCAGACCACATATGTCGCCGAGCGCACCACCGGAAAGGTCATCCTGTCCAAGCGGTATGGCCCGCAGCGAGCCGTGGCCACGGTCGACGTCGACGCATCAGGCGACGGCGGTCTGATCGATTTCGAGATGTCCCCGACGTGGATGCAAGACCAGATGATCTACGCGTTGATCACCACGGCGTCGGACAACCGAGTGGTCCGGATCGCGCCGACCGGTTCGGTCAAGCCGATCCTCACCGGGATCCCGAAGGGTGCGACCGGCAATCTCGGGTCGATCACGTTCACCTCACCCACTGAATTGACAATCGCGACCGGTGACGCGGGAAGCCCGTCCGACGCGAAGAACCCGTCGTCGCTGGCCGGAAAGATCCTGACCATCGATCCGAACAGGCCGGGTGCCCGCCCGGAAATCGAGGCGTCTGGGCTGGGGTCCAACGTCGCGTTGTGCCGTGACGCTTCCGACGGTCGGCTGTTCGTCGCAGACAGCGGCGCAGCGGGTGACCGATTGTCGCTCGTGAGCCAGAAGTCGTTGAAGACGCTGTGGACGTGGGCGGACCGCCCCGGCGTGACCGGCTGCGCGACCGGCACCACCTGGATCGCCGTGTCCGTCGCATCCAAGAAGCGCATCGACGTGTTCACCAAGCCGTCGAGCGCAACTCCGACGGTCGCCGAACCGTCGACGGAAGACATGTCGAAGACGTACGGAGCCGTTGGACGTCTCACCACGTTCGGTGGAGCGTTCCAGTTGGCGACGATCAACAAGACCGTGCCCGGGTCCAAGCCGGTCGGCACCGACGACCGGGTGGCCATCAACATGCCGAAGGCCGGCGGCGAGGACCGCACCTAG
- the gatB gene encoding Asp-tRNA(Asn)/Glu-tRNA(Gln) amidotransferase subunit GatB has translation MSAATHELMDYDDVIAAFDPVMGMEVHVELGTATKMFCGCPTTFGGDPNAQVCPSCLALPGALPVANATAIASAVKIGLALNCSIRESSVFARKNYFYPDQPKNYQISQYDEPIAYDGHLDVVLTDGTTWRVEIERAHMEEDTGKSLHIGGSTGRIHGASHSLLDYNRAGVPLVEIVTRPIEGAGERAPEVARAYVTALRDLLSSLDVSDVRMDQGSMRCDVNLSLMAKGATEFGTRTETKNVNSLKSVETAVRFEMQRQAVVLTNGGEVIQETRHFHEADGTTSAGRRKETAEDYRYFPEPDLPPVIADPEWVESIRATLPELPWIRRARIQEEWGVSDEVMRDLVNVGAVDLIIATTEAGASSDAARSWWVSFLAQQANTRNTELSDLSITPTQVAEVIGLVDEGKLTNKLAQQVVTAVLDGEGEPKQIVADRGLEVVRDDSALQKAVDEALVANPDIADKIRSGKVQAAGKIVGDVMKATRGQADPARVKELVLAACGA, from the coding sequence ATGAGTGCGGCTACCCACGAACTGATGGACTACGACGACGTCATCGCGGCGTTCGACCCGGTCATGGGCATGGAGGTGCACGTCGAGCTCGGCACCGCGACCAAGATGTTCTGCGGCTGCCCGACGACGTTCGGCGGCGACCCCAACGCGCAGGTCTGCCCGTCGTGTCTCGCGCTGCCGGGTGCACTTCCGGTCGCGAACGCGACGGCGATCGCGTCGGCGGTCAAGATAGGTCTGGCTCTGAACTGTTCGATCCGCGAATCGAGCGTCTTCGCGCGAAAGAACTACTTCTACCCGGACCAGCCGAAGAACTACCAGATCAGCCAGTACGACGAGCCGATCGCCTACGACGGTCACCTCGACGTCGTCCTGACCGACGGCACCACCTGGCGTGTGGAGATCGAACGCGCGCACATGGAGGAGGACACCGGGAAATCGCTGCACATCGGCGGCAGCACCGGACGCATCCACGGCGCGAGTCACTCGCTGCTCGACTACAACCGTGCAGGTGTGCCGCTCGTCGAGATCGTCACGCGTCCGATCGAAGGCGCCGGAGAACGTGCACCGGAAGTCGCCCGCGCATATGTGACCGCGCTGCGCGACCTGCTGTCCTCGCTCGACGTGTCCGATGTCCGCATGGACCAGGGGTCGATGCGGTGCGACGTCAACTTGTCGCTGATGGCGAAGGGCGCGACGGAGTTCGGCACTCGTACCGAGACGAAGAACGTCAACTCGCTCAAGAGCGTCGAGACCGCCGTGCGCTTCGAGATGCAGCGCCAAGCCGTTGTCCTCACGAACGGTGGTGAGGTGATCCAGGAGACGCGACACTTCCACGAGGCCGACGGAACCACGTCCGCAGGTCGTCGCAAGGAGACCGCCGAGGACTACCGGTACTTCCCCGAGCCCGACCTGCCGCCGGTGATCGCCGACCCGGAATGGGTCGAGTCGATCCGCGCGACGCTGCCGGAACTGCCGTGGATCCGCCGCGCCCGCATTCAGGAGGAGTGGGGAGTCTCGGACGAGGTGATGCGTGACCTGGTCAACGTCGGCGCAGTCGACTTGATCATCGCGACCACTGAGGCCGGTGCGTCGTCCGACGCCGCGCGCAGCTGGTGGGTGTCGTTCCTCGCACAGCAGGCGAACACTCGGAACACCGAGCTCTCCGACTTGTCGATCACCCCGACGCAGGTCGCCGAGGTCATCGGTCTCGTCGACGAGGGCAAGCTCACGAACAAGCTGGCTCAGCAGGTCGTCACCGCGGTCCTCGACGGCGAAGGCGAGCCCAAACAGATCGTGGCTGATCGAGGCCTCGAAGTGGTCCGGGACGACTCGGCACTGCAGAAGGCCGTCGATGAGGCGCTCGTCGCCAACCCCGACATCGCTGACAAGATCCGAAGCGGCAAGGTCCAAGCCGCGGGCAAGATCGTCGGAGACGTCATGAAGGCGACCCGCGGTCAGGCCGACCCGGCTCGCGTCAAGGAACTCGTCCTCGCCGCCTGCGGCGCCTGA
- a CDS encoding PspC domain-containing protein — protein MTDQTPPFDPGPAAPAAPKRLRRSRTDKWMGGVAGGIAEYFGVDSTWVRVAFVASIILPGPQVLLYLLLWLIIPQD, from the coding sequence ATGACCGACCAGACTCCGCCCTTCGATCCCGGACCTGCGGCGCCGGCCGCACCGAAACGACTGCGCCGGTCGCGGACCGACAAGTGGATGGGCGGGGTCGCGGGCGGCATCGCCGAGTACTTCGGTGTCGACTCGACGTGGGTGCGCGTCGCGTTCGTCGCGTCGATCATCCTCCCCGGCCCACAGGTGCTGCTCTACCTCCTGCTGTGGCTGATCATCCCGCAGGATTGA
- a CDS encoding MarR family transcriptional regulator, which produces MKEITDTATSIADSGVGPTSRIGALSRRLAALVSDRVLTELAASGHPDVRAVHLRVFAAIADSPLSVTDTARRLGTTKQTVGPIVRELESMGLVSLTRDPADARAYLVSFTERGRTAALRAQEIADRLDDRFADVIGADRLADCRAALWELIDQTSWEAPPGDLAESSL; this is translated from the coding sequence ATGAAGGAGATCACCGACACTGCGACTTCGATAGCCGACAGCGGCGTCGGTCCGACGTCGCGCATCGGCGCACTCAGCCGTCGGCTGGCCGCACTGGTCAGCGATCGTGTGTTGACCGAACTCGCCGCGTCGGGACACCCCGACGTGCGGGCGGTCCATCTCCGCGTGTTCGCAGCGATCGCCGATTCACCGCTCAGCGTGACGGACACGGCTCGCAGGCTAGGAACGACCAAGCAGACAGTGGGGCCGATCGTCCGCGAACTCGAGTCGATGGGTCTCGTCAGTCTCACCCGCGACCCGGCAGACGCCCGCGCCTACCTCGTGTCGTTCACCGAGCGAGGCAGAACCGCGGCTCTACGGGCACAAGAGATAGCCGACCGGCTCGACGACCGCTTCGCCGATGTCATCGGCGCAGACCGACTCGCCGACTGCCGAGCCGCGCTGTGGGAGCTGATCGATCAGACTTCGTGGGAGGCGCCGCCCGGAGACCTCGCAGAGTCCTCACTGTGA
- a CDS encoding 6-phosphofructokinase, producing the protein MGRFGILTSGGDCPGLNAVIRGTVLQGETLHDQEFVGYLRGYRGLVYGDVMPLDRSVVRGISSQGGTILGTSRFGPYTEPDGTPDNIKAHMRRLGVDGLIAIGGDGTMAAANRLYEDGIPVVGVPKTIDNDLEATDYTFGFNTAVEIATEAVDRLRTTGNSHKRCMVLEVMGRHAGWIAMYAGTAGGAHAILIPEQPENLDQICEWVQSVRLRGRSPMVVVAEGFTLPDMDEAHSHKGMDGFNRPRLGGIGEILAPLIEEKTGIETRATVLGHIQRGGVPSAWDRVLGTRFGQAVSDMVADQAWGQMVALRGMDIERVPFSEAVGHTKNVPLDQYRGARAIFG; encoded by the coding sequence ATGGGGCGTTTCGGCATCCTGACCTCCGGCGGCGACTGCCCAGGACTCAACGCGGTGATCCGCGGAACGGTTCTTCAGGGAGAGACGCTGCACGATCAGGAGTTCGTCGGGTATCTGCGCGGCTACCGAGGTCTCGTCTACGGCGATGTCATGCCGCTCGATCGCTCCGTGGTCCGCGGTATCTCGTCACAGGGCGGAACGATTCTGGGGACCAGTCGATTCGGTCCCTACACCGAACCCGACGGAACTCCGGACAACATCAAGGCCCACATGCGCAGGCTCGGCGTCGACGGTCTGATCGCGATCGGCGGAGACGGCACGATGGCCGCCGCGAATCGCTTGTATGAGGACGGGATCCCCGTCGTCGGCGTGCCGAAGACCATCGACAACGATCTCGAGGCCACGGACTACACCTTCGGTTTCAACACCGCCGTCGAGATCGCGACCGAAGCCGTCGATCGGCTGCGGACCACCGGCAACTCTCACAAGCGCTGCATGGTCCTCGAAGTGATGGGTCGGCACGCCGGATGGATCGCGATGTACGCCGGTACTGCGGGCGGCGCGCACGCGATCCTGATTCCGGAACAGCCGGAGAACCTCGATCAGATCTGCGAGTGGGTGCAGAGCGTTCGACTGCGTGGACGGTCTCCGATGGTGGTCGTCGCCGAAGGCTTCACCCTGCCGGATATGGACGAGGCGCACTCGCACAAGGGGATGGACGGCTTCAACCGTCCGCGACTCGGCGGGATCGGTGAGATCCTCGCACCGCTCATCGAGGAGAAGACCGGCATCGAGACCCGGGCGACCGTGCTCGGGCACATCCAGCGCGGTGGCGTGCCGTCCGCGTGGGACCGTGTTCTCGGCACCCGTTTCGGTCAGGCAGTCAGCGACATGGTGGCCGATCAGGCCTGGGGCCAGATGGTTGCGCTGCGCGGCATGGACATCGAACGGGTCCCGTTCTCCGAAGCGGTCGGCCATACCAAGAACGTCCCTCTCGACCAGTACCGGGGCGCCCGCGCGATCTTCGGGTGA
- a CDS encoding response regulator transcription factor — protein sequence MSVTVVIADDQAMVRAGFAALLNAAPDISVLGDAEDGIAAVEICKRLQPDIVLMDVRMPRRDGLWAAEQIIASGSSTKVLMLTTFDIDDYVYSALRIGASGFMLKDAPADELVRAVRVVAAGDALLAPSVTRRLIAEVTSRAAKPVTTAVDVLTPREREVLETVADGKSNAEIAVDLFVSEQTVKTHVSNVLAKLGLRDRAQAVVFAYENGLK from the coding sequence GTGTCAGTGACTGTGGTGATCGCCGACGATCAGGCGATGGTCCGTGCCGGTTTCGCCGCGCTCTTGAACGCCGCCCCCGACATCTCAGTGCTCGGGGACGCCGAAGACGGGATCGCGGCCGTTGAGATCTGCAAACGCCTCCAGCCCGACATTGTGCTGATGGACGTCCGAATGCCGCGCCGCGACGGTCTGTGGGCCGCGGAGCAGATCATCGCGAGCGGATCGTCGACCAAGGTGTTGATGCTGACCACGTTTGACATCGACGACTACGTGTACTCCGCGCTGCGGATCGGGGCCTCCGGATTCATGCTCAAGGACGCACCGGCCGACGAGCTGGTCCGTGCGGTCCGCGTAGTCGCGGCGGGCGACGCCCTGCTCGCGCCGTCGGTCACGCGGCGCCTCATCGCCGAGGTCACCTCTCGGGCGGCGAAGCCGGTGACGACTGCCGTCGACGTGCTCACTCCGCGCGAGCGGGAGGTGCTCGAGACGGTCGCCGACGGCAAGTCGAATGCGGAGATCGCCGTCGACCTGTTCGTCTCCGAACAGACGGTGAAGACCCACGTGAGCAATGTGCTCGCCAAACTCGGCCTGCGGGATCGAGCCCAAGCGGTGGTCTTCGCGTACGAGAACGGACTCAAGTAG